The region CCTGTATCTGACCAACAATATGATCAAAATCGGTAATTAACAACGGTGAAACCGAGACCAGACCTGAAAAAACCTCGCCCGAGGCATTATCAACCGCAACTTGTAGTTGTCCATCGACCAATGAGACTAAGCCTGACACATTTATATTATTAACCACAGGGCCCATATTAACGGTGGAAATGTCACTATTGACGGTACATTTCATTACTAATGATGCCGCGATATCAGCGTTGGTGCTATCTATGTTACAGCGCCAGCTGGTTTGCAGTTCTGCGGCGCTAATATCATTGAAATGGGCACTATCTGCCATTAACTCACCGACAATGTTAGCCGCCAAATACGGTTGCTGTGCATTTAAGTTTAATCTGTAGTTAAGCTTATTGGTTAGTAACGCAGTAAGATCTAATCCTTTAGGTAAAGGATAGATATCGGTAATTAACGGTGGGATATTTTGTGTTGGTAGCTGCCATTCACCTTCGGCTTTAATTGGCACCAGATCTAACAAACTCAAGGTGTTTTTACTTTTTAACACCACATCATCGAGTTGCCAATCAGAATTAAATACAATTGTCTTCGTGCTAAAATTAGCTTTATGCTGCGCGGTTAACGTATTTATTTTATAGGTTTGTTGATATTGGTTATTCTGTAAAGTGGTTTCGAAAGCGCTAGTAAACGATGACACCTTATTATCCTTGATGTTAATCCTTGTCGGCGTCAATAATTTAACTGTAATATTGTCACTCGACATGTCGGTATATTTAAACTTCTGCGCTGCTATGCTTGCCTGGTTAACGAGTAACTTAGTTTGTGACGTTGTACCAACAAAGTTGATTTCCACATGTCCTTTCCCAGCCACTTGTACCGACATTGGTTGTAGCCCATCAACAGCACTGAAAAATCGGCTGTTACCAACTGCTGAAATAGTCCAACCACCTTGCCAAGATTCAGGGGTAAGTAACTGTTGATTCACTTGTAGCGCAAGTCTATTTTCCGACATGTGTACCGTCGTCGCAAGTTGCCCCGCTGTAACCTGCCAGTTATCTATATTTCGGTCTTGTATGCTCAGTTGTAATGCCAGTGGTAATTTCGGCGTTATGATGATTGGCGCTAGCGTTAATGAATCGGTCTGCTGAAAAGGTTGGCACACTGCGCTTATCATTTTAATTAATGAGCCAAATAAAGCACAGTTATCTGCAGAGATAGTAATAGGATCTATATTAATCAATTTTAAATCAACAACATCAGCTAACCAGCCTTTATCAGCCAGCGTTAACTCGGTGCTTAAAGTTAGATTTATACTGGTAATGAGGGCTTGTTGCGCTTTCTTTAGCCCCCCATCATTAAGCGAAACAGACATTGCAATACGATCTATCTTTTCTGGATTGAGCGCGAGTTCTAGTTTGACCGAACCGGATAGCAAACCATTAAACTCAGGTAATAACAGATCCATTATTGGCTTAATTTTCGCCAAGTCTGTCATCAATGTTCCGTTAAGTTGTTTGTTACTGTCTCTGTCATTGCTTTTGTAATTAAGAGGATCTGTTTTGTAGTTAAACTGGACAGTGAGTAATTGCTGGTCTTGCTGCCACACAGAAAAGCCAAATTCAGGCTCCGCATCGCTATAACGAAACATAATATTTTTAACATCAAGGGTATTTAATTTAAGGCTTGACCAAGACTGTAATTTATCCGCGTCGAAGTCTGGTAAATTATCACCTTGCACTGTGATATTGGTAATATGGAGATCGGGTATCCAATCAGGTAATGCGGGAATTATCAGCGCTGTGGCAGTGGTTTCCGGGGCGGTTCCTGCGGTGTTACCTTGAGTCGCTTGCTGAAACTGTAAATAATCAATCGTTAGATCAAGATTATCTAACGTGATTTTGTCAATAAACCAAGGCTGTTGTAAATCAAATGTCATCACTAAGCCACTTAACTGCTCGACTTTAACGCCATAGTTTTTAGCTAAGTGGTTACTCACTTTGATGATAATACGTTCACGATACATCAATGTAATGGCAACACTTAACATCATCAATATAGATAGACCGAAGATCCAATGTCTTATATTAAATGATGATTTTTTTGTTTTTTGCTGTGCCGACATTAAAAAATGATCCCTATAAATATTACTATAATTATAACTATGTGCTGATTTTACATCCTGAACTACATGTGTAATCAAATCAAGTATCTCACTCTGTGTATTCCACGGTAAGCACGCCAAATACAATAGTTTATATATACATATGCATGATTATTGATTACTGCCAAACACCTTGTTAATTAAGTTAAAGCCTTTAACACTGTGTTTCATTTAGGTAATATGCCGCATCCTATATAACTCTAAAGTGTTAGCATGAAACATCGTGGTTTTACCCTCATTGAATTGGTCGTTGTCATTATTGTTCTAGGCATATTAGCGGCAACAGCAATGCCTAAGTTTTTAAACTTGCAGGACGATGCAGAAAAAGCGACATTAAGGGGTTTTGCTGGTGCATTGAAAGGAGGCCTTAATATTTTAGGGTCTAAGCATGGCGTCGATGGTCAGCCTGAAATACTAATAATAGACAAATATATATTTTCTTTTATGTCTCAATATAAGTCTGAAATTAGAAGTAATCCATTTACTCGTCATACACCTGATTGTATGGCTATCTGGAATAAAAACACGACAGGAATCACTGCTTCCGATATCCCTACAGATGGAACACTTTTGACTAAAATCGAAACAAGTAGTAATTCAAATCCAGACCTTGAAACAATACGCTGTAATTATGCTTACAAAGATATAGGTTCGGTTTTATACACTCCTGAAAGCAATTCTATTTGTGTCCAATTTACTGGTGAAATAGAGTCTGAGGTGTGTAAACTATAAGACAACGTCCCATTAACTTTGATACATACACTTAAATGGCAAAACCGAATAAAAAAGGCCCTACTCAAACAGTTGAAATCTCATGCAGTAAATGTAAATCGCTGCTGTTTAAGTATCGTAAAGGCGGTAAAGGAAGTCTGGTGAAGTGTTTTAAAGAACGTATCGTCACAGACTACTGCGAAACGCCCTGCACTTGCCCTAAGTGTGGGCAAGTATTCGCAAGAGACACCCTGATTCACGGTACGCCTGCTTATAAGATGGTCGGCGGTAAAGTAACAATGAAATAATAACTGAGTAAGAATAAATCCTGCTTAGTTATAAATCTCACCTCTAAATTCCACCTGGGTTAAATACAAGCGCATTTCAAATTCGAACTGGTGATAATCAGGCAACATATGCTCGCAAAGCTTATAAAAGGCCTTGTCGTGATCTTTAAATCTGACATGACATAGCTCATGAACCGTAATCATTTGTAAAAAGACTTCAGGACAACGTCGAAACATCTCACTGATGCGGATCTCGTTTTTACTCTTTAATTTATTACCCTGCACACGTGATACAAAGGTATGTAAGCCCAATGCGTTATTGACCACATGAATTTTAGGATCATAAATTATCTTACTGATCGGCGATGATTTCTTCAAATAATTGTTCTTCAAATCCATCACAAATTCACGCAGCTTTTTATCATTGGTAATTTCATGGGTTTGCGGATATTTAGTTAATAAGAATTTACCCAGTGTATCTTGCTCTAACATCAGTTTGACTTTGCTTTTGACTTGGTCTGAATAGGAAGAAAGATATTTAAGTGCGGTTGAATCTATTTTTGAAGCGGACATAAGTAAGATTAGATACTGATAATTAGGATGTGTGGTATTTTACCCGATTCACTTTACCTTATCTACTTTACCTTATCTAATTTGCTCTGAACCTAATGACAGACTAAAATGGCCGAGCTAAATAAGCAGTTGATCAGTGTTCGATATACTTTTACAATAACCTTTTTATTATTATGGATGAATCATCATGTCATCAGATACTTTAGGTTCTAGCGCAACGTATAAGCGCATGGAACAAGGCTATCGCGAAAAAGCACTTAAGTTATTCCCATGGATATGTGGCCGCTGCACACGCGAATTTGTTTATTCTAACTTAAGAGAGTTAACGGTTCACCACATGGACCATGACCACAGTAATAACCCAAATGACGGTAGTAACTGGGAATTACTGTGCTTATATTGCCATGACAACGAGCATTCAAAATACACAGAACAAGATCAGTACGCGACTGAAGTTGAAGCCGGTGATAACAATCAAGAATCAGCGACTTATAATCCATTTGCTGACTTGAAATCGATGTTCAAGAAGTAACAACTGATTTTAGATACTTAAAAGCCGTAATTTCATGCCCTTTAAATAGGTCGAAATTACGGCTTTTTTATGTTTTTTATATCGTTAATATACCGTTAGAAGGGCTGGTTAACCATAAACCACATCTGAGCATCATTTTCACTTTTCGCGTAATCAATACGAACCAGTACACCTTCAACATTAAAACGTAAGCCTAAACCTGCAGTCCATTTTAAGTCATCGTGCAACTCGGCCATATCAAAACTATCAGCGACCTGCCCAGTTTCAACAAATGCACTCCACTGCCACCACGGGAAGCTATAAAATGGTAAGTTATGCAGCGGTTGCCAATGCGGCTTTACACGGTATTCAGCACTATATGCGACAGCACTTCGGCTGTAGAACTGCCCTGATGAATAACCACGCAAACGGTTAAAACCACCAAGTTTAATACCAGCAAAAGCAGGCGGTCGATGCTTATCAGTAGTACCATTATCCCAAGTCGGTGTGTCGGCAAGGTAATAGTTAAATGCTAAGACTTGTTCTTTAAACAACACATTGCCATCAAACGGCACAAACGCACTTTGCTCGACTTCCCATGTTGTCCAGCTATTACGCTCATCATCACCAAAGTCACGACGCACAGTAAATCGAGTTTGACTACCCGATTCGGTATCACCAATACTGTCACGATTATCCCAATTAAGCTGTAACTCTAATCCTTGAGCAACATTAGGTAAGTGATCATAATTCGTCACATCACGCTTTTGTTGAAATGGCGTAATATTAATACTGGTAACGCCTGATTCTAGCGGGTTAAACGTAATATCACCACGCTGTGGCACCAAACTGCGGGCGCCACCATTAGCGCCTAAACCCCATGGTAATACATATTTAGCATTAACACGCAGCGATGATTCAGAACCCTCTGCAATAATTTTATTGGTTGCAAGTGGTTCGCTTGGTGTTCTTGCCGAAGGAACATAATAAATACCATTGCTCAGATAACTACGATAATATTCTGTCGAGAACAGCCATTGCTTTAAACCCGGTAATGCATAATTATTAAGTCCGATAAAGCCGATATTACTGTCATTTTCACTGTATAAACCCAAACCGAATATCGATGCTTGCGGCTGCCCTGCATGCTTAATAATGCCTGACACACCAAGGGCAGTACCTAATTGTTCTGTTGATATAATGAAAGGCACACCTGCGACTTCAGTATCAAAGTGAGGCATAGCTGCTGCTTGGCCGGCATTAGTACTAACTGTAGTATCACTACTTTCAGTGCTACTTTCAGTGCTATTTCCTGTATCATTTTCTGCAGTACTGTTTTCCGCACTATTTCCGCTGGTATTCTCAATGTTATTTTTTGTAGTCTCTTCAGCATTCACCTGATTTGGCATCAGCAATGCGCTACATAACAATGAGACACAAATATTCTTATAAGACACTTATACTCCAAAGGGGTAGTAAATAAAGGCAGTAATCAATATAGGTCAGGAAGATAGCCCAAAACGCTCTGTTTGTACACGGTAGTAAGGCACTAAACCCCCGACTTCAATCTAATTAATTATTAAACATAATAAATAACAGTAAACAGTGATTATTTTCTCCACTTATGTAAATAACTGTATCCTTCACACTGCTCAACTATGATTAATATTAAGAGCAATAGTCAAAACACGCGTTATAAAATGAATACAAGGGTATGATAAAGTCAGAGTTTATTTTGGCTAAGGATGTAAGGTTTATGATGACAAAAGGTTTTTTGAGTTTATGCATTATACTAATGAGTAGTTTTTACTCTGCTGCTAGTATCGCCAAGCCGCTATCCTATTGGGATAAAAGTAATCTATCAATGGTGCAAGATGTTGATCACAGTCAGTGGCAACACATCCTAAATAGCTATTTAATCGTCGGTGAAGACAGCACTGCAATGACCTTATTCAATTATCAGGGAGTAACCAGTGCAGATAAAATTATTCTTAAACAATACCTCACTCAACTGCAAAGCATCAACCCGTTACAGCATACCAAAGTGCAGCAGCAAGCTTATTGGATTAATTTATATAATGCGCTGACCGTTCAGTTGATACTCGATAACTATCCCGTCAAATCGATTACTAAACTCGGTGAACGGTTTTTTTCATTTGGTCCATGGGATGATGATGCAACGGTAGTCAATGGTAAAACACTGAGTTTGAATGATATCGAACATGAAATACTGCGCCCAATCTGGCAAGACCCACGTATTCACTATGCGGTGAATTGTGCCAGTTATGGCTGCCCTAACTTATCAGCAAGCGCATTTACCGCGAGTAATATAGAAGCGTTATTAACGGCGGGTGCTTATGCTTACATAAATCATCCACGCGGCGTGACAGTGAAAGGTAATGATTTGGAAGTGTCGAGTATCTATAAGTGGTATTCAGAGGATTTTGGAGATAACGAGAAAGCATTAATTGAACATTTACAGCGCTATGCCAAGCCAGAATTAAAACAAGCTTTGCAATTATTTCAACAAAGCCCCGGTGACATAGATTATGAGTATGATTGGCGTTTAAATAAAGCTGAGTAATAAATTTTTAATAAAAAGGATTCATCTGCCGATGGATCATTATTACTTTTTAAGGGAAAGTTGTTACGCTACCAGTATTAGTATCATAACGGATGTATAAAGCTTGATTATCACTCCACTTATACAAACAAATACCTAGATCATCCCGAATATTCTGCACAACAAATGGTGTACTCGTTTCAGTGTCATCAATCTTATCACTACCAGTATTTAAAATTGTATTCCATAACGACACACAGTCATCTACATTATCAGTTTTAATTGGAGTGGTATCAGGATCAGGATAGTTTTGTGCAGGCCAACCAACAGCGTTAAAATCAATAGTTCCTTCAGCACCAGCACCATACAACTGTACATCATCATTTGAGGTGATATCGGTTGCAGACCCCATGATCACCCATTTACTGTGAGCGAGATTAACCGCACTTTTCAACGCGCCAGCCGTGCCTTCGACAACCGCAATTTCAGCATCATCAGCTAAGTTTAAAAATTTAGGTAATGCGGTTGCAGATAATACCCCAAGGACAATAATCACAATAACTAATTCAATAAGGGTAAAACCATGTTGACGCATTTTCAAAATTTAAACCTTTATAATAAATAACTAGCAGCCCATTATAGGGTATAAGCTCTAATTGTATAGATGTAATATTACTTGTCGCTTTTATCGTTTTCAAAATAATAACTAATTCGACTTCTTGGGTTAAGGTATTCGTAAATTCGCTCCGGTAATTTATCCGGTTTAAGCACACCAGTAATAGTTAACTTACGTGCTTCTAAATCAATAATAGGGGCTTCTGCACGCGGTACTTCAGGATCGTAAATAAGAATATTAGGAAATAACAAGCGTTCTGAATTGACCGACAGTACCATCCCCACTTGATCATTCGATAATCGCACAACACTACCAGGAGGATAGATCCCTAATATCTTTACTAATAATTTCAAATCACTTTGGTTATATTTATTTGCACTATTTTTATACAACCAAGACAATGCAGTAGACGGGACGCGAGCTTTAGTTATATCCAGGGGATGACAAAGCGTATCGTATTTATTCACGATACTAACCAGTTGCACGAGTGGGTCAATATCATCGCCCGCCAAGCCTTTCGGGTAGCCACTACCATCTAAAAGTTCATGATGTTGAGAGATAATCGCTTTAGCATCTTCTGGAAAAGTATCCACTAAATTAACAAAATCGAGTCCATATTTAGGATGCAGTTTTAAAAAATTCTGTTCGGCACTCGTCAGTGTGGTTTTTTTTCGTAGTATTTGCGGTGGGATTTTTAGCTTACCCATGTCATGGAATAACGCGCCCATGCCAATGGTTTTAATTTCATTTAGATCTAAACCTTTCATTTTCGCCAGCAACATAGACAACACTGACACATTCAACGAATGATAATAAATGCTTTCGCTTTCTTTGGTTTCACTCATTAAATGTAAAACAATATGTTCTTCTTTTAACAGTGACTCCGCCATATTACCTACAAGTTGAGTGGCTTCATCAATAGCATTAAGTGGACGACTAGCAAGTTTCGTCATCACAGAACGTACTTGAACAGCTGCTGATTGGAAGTTTTTTTCAGTCTTAATTATTTTGCGGCGGTGGTTTTTTAGTTTTTCAATATTCTCTTGCTTCGCTTCCCACAGTTCCCGTTGAATATTCTCTAGCTCAATGTTGGAGATATCAGAAGAAGGGGCTGTTGAACCTGAGGTCGATGTCTGCGGCGGTAACAAGCCATTATCACTACGTTGTGGATAAACGGCAACGTGTGAAACACCCAATTTACGAATAAGTAATAGTTGCTCTTCAGACTCAATTTTGAAATTATTGAACATGAAAGGATGATCACACCAACCCAAGGGTAATTTTATATAATTCCCGATCTGGATACGATCAACTGTTACTTTAATACTACTCATAATAAACCACAAAACAAAACAGAAGTCGTATATTAGTGGAACAAACTAGTATTTTAAAGGTGTTTTTGTAGAACGTGACGATAATAATATATAAAGTTGATTTCATTCACAAAATATAGTTAATAGTTATTTACCATTCATACCAATAAATAGCAGGCTACTATTCATACACATGATTATGAGAGCCTGCTAACTTCGATTCTATTAACTGATTGAATACTAATGTTGCTGATTCCAATCAATGCACTGCTGTAAAGTAATACCAGAGCCACCAAATATATCCAGCGCACTGCCAATGGTTAAATCCACTTTACCATTTGATAAACGCTCAACTAAAGCCAAGTCCTCAATACTGCGCGCACCACCAGCATAAGTCACCGGTATACAAGTATGCTGGCCTAATAAGCTGACAAGTTCTTGATCGATACCATTTTGCAGCCCTTCAACATCCGCAGCATGGATCAAAAATTCGGCGCAATGCTCAGAAAGTTGCTGTAATGTTTCAGCATTAACCACA is a window of Moritella sp. Urea-trap-13 DNA encoding:
- a CDS encoding DUF547 domain-containing protein produces the protein MMTKGFLSLCIILMSSFYSAASIAKPLSYWDKSNLSMVQDVDHSQWQHILNSYLIVGEDSTAMTLFNYQGVTSADKIILKQYLTQLQSINPLQHTKVQQQAYWINLYNALTVQLILDNYPVKSITKLGERFFSFGPWDDDATVVNGKTLSLNDIEHEILRPIWQDPRIHYAVNCASYGCPNLSASAFTASNIEALLTAGAYAYINHPRGVTVKGNDLEVSSIYKWYSEDFGDNEKALIEHLQRYAKPELKQALQLFQQSPGDIDYEYDWRLNKAE
- a CDS encoding BamA/TamA family outer membrane protein; the encoded protein is MSYKNICVSLLCSALLMPNQVNAEETTKNNIENTSGNSAENSTAENDTGNSTESSTESSDTTVSTNAGQAAAMPHFDTEVAGVPFIISTEQLGTALGVSGIIKHAGQPQASIFGLGLYSENDSNIGFIGLNNYALPGLKQWLFSTEYYRSYLSNGIYYVPSARTPSEPLATNKIIAEGSESSLRVNAKYVLPWGLGANGGARSLVPQRGDITFNPLESGVTSINITPFQQKRDVTNYDHLPNVAQGLELQLNWDNRDSIGDTESGSQTRFTVRRDFGDDERNSWTTWEVEQSAFVPFDGNVLFKEQVLAFNYYLADTPTWDNGTTDKHRPPAFAGIKLGGFNRLRGYSSGQFYSRSAVAYSAEYRVKPHWQPLHNLPFYSFPWWQWSAFVETGQVADSFDMAELHDDLKWTAGLGLRFNVEGVLVRIDYAKSENDAQMWFMVNQPF
- a CDS encoding YgjP-like metallopeptidase domain-containing protein codes for the protein MSASKIDSTALKYLSSYSDQVKSKVKLMLEQDTLGKFLLTKYPQTHEITNDKKLREFVMDLKNNYLKKSSPISKIIYDPKIHVVNNALGLHTFVSRVQGNKLKSKNEIRISEMFRRCPEVFLQMITVHELCHVRFKDHDKAFYKLCEHMLPDYHQFEFEMRLYLTQVEFRGEIYN
- a CDS encoding type II secretion system protein, coding for MRQHGFTLIELVIVIIVLGVLSATALPKFLNLADDAEIAVVEGTAGALKSAVNLAHSKWVIMGSATDITSNDDVQLYGAGAEGTIDFNAVGWPAQNYPDPDTTPIKTDNVDDCVSLWNTILNTGSDKIDDTETSTPFVVQNIRDDLGICLYKWSDNQALYIRYDTNTGSVTTFP
- a CDS encoding YajD family HNH nuclease; this translates as MSSDTLGSSATYKRMEQGYREKALKLFPWICGRCTREFVYSNLRELTVHHMDHDHSNNPNDGSNWELLCLYCHDNEHSKYTEQDQYATEVEAGDNNQESATYNPFADLKSMFKK
- a CDS encoding type II secretion system protein; this translates as MKHRGFTLIELVVVIIVLGILAATAMPKFLNLQDDAEKATLRGFAGALKGGLNILGSKHGVDGQPEILIIDKYIFSFMSQYKSEIRSNPFTRHTPDCMAIWNKNTTGITASDIPTDGTLLTKIETSSNSNPDLETIRCNYAYKDIGSVLYTPESNSICVQFTGEIESEVCKL
- a CDS encoding HD-GYP domain-containing protein; the protein is MSSIKVTVDRIQIGNYIKLPLGWCDHPFMFNNFKIESEEQLLLIRKLGVSHVAVYPQRSDNGLLPPQTSTSGSTAPSSDISNIELENIQRELWEAKQENIEKLKNHRRKIIKTEKNFQSAAVQVRSVMTKLASRPLNAIDEATQLVGNMAESLLKEEHIVLHLMSETKESESIYYHSLNVSVLSMLLAKMKGLDLNEIKTIGMGALFHDMGKLKIPPQILRKKTTLTSAEQNFLKLHPKYGLDFVNLVDTFPEDAKAIISQHHELLDGSGYPKGLAGDDIDPLVQLVSIVNKYDTLCHPLDITKARVPSTALSWLYKNSANKYNQSDLKLLVKILGIYPPGSVVRLSNDQVGMVLSVNSERLLFPNILIYDPEVPRAEAPIIDLEARKLTITGVLKPDKLPERIYEYLNPRSRISYYFENDKSDK
- a CDS encoding YdbH domain-containing protein, with product MSAQQKTKKSSFNIRHWIFGLSILMMLSVAITLMYRERIIIKVSNHLAKNYGVKVEQLSGLVMTFDLQQPWFIDKITLDNLDLTIDYLQFQQATQGNTAGTAPETTATALIIPALPDWIPDLHITNITVQGDNLPDFDADKLQSWSSLKLNTLDVKNIMFRYSDAEPEFGFSVWQQDQQLLTVQFNYKTDPLNYKSNDRDSNKQLNGTLMTDLAKIKPIMDLLLPEFNGLLSGSVKLELALNPEKIDRIAMSVSLNDGGLKKAQQALITSINLTLSTELTLADKGWLADVVDLKLINIDPITISADNCALFGSLIKMISAVCQPFQQTDSLTLAPIIITPKLPLALQLSIQDRNIDNWQVTAGQLATTVHMSENRLALQVNQQLLTPESWQGGWTISAVGNSRFFSAVDGLQPMSVQVAGKGHVEINFVGTTSQTKLLVNQASIAAQKFKYTDMSSDNITVKLLTPTRINIKDNKVSSFTSAFETTLQNNQYQQTYKINTLTAQHKANFSTKTIVFNSDWQLDDVVLKSKNTLSLLDLVPIKAEGEWQLPTQNIPPLITDIYPLPKGLDLTALLTNKLNYRLNLNAQQPYLAANIVGELMADSAHFNDISAAELQTSWRCNIDSTNADIAASLVMKCTVNSDISTVNMGPVVNNINVSGLVSLVDGQLQVAVDNASGEVFSGLVSVSPLLITDFDHIVGQIQVRNLSLPEAIELYQVPGVKVTGLLKADLPFVLQGTEVSITDGIIEGQGQGGIIQIKDNVTIDQLKLTQPQLRYALELLENLHYERLHSDVDFKPSGDTKLTISIKGRNPSVARPIEFNYSHEENILQLFRSLRINDSMYDALDKMNNP